The DNA sequence CCTAATTAGTATTTTGATGTATATGAGTGTTTTTGCAACTACGTAGATATAATAGACATATAAGTACTAGTATAGTATTTTGATTCCGGCGTTATACATATGTATATGTTTGTTTTACAAACTATTACTtcctatatttatttgtttataatatgATGTATACGATTAGAACTATATATACACAGGTGgaaagtataattaattacatatacGTAGAGAAAATAGTTATAGAGTAGTTGTATTATAGCTAATTATAACACGCAAAATCatgttgaaaaatatgaaattaatttgaatatgtatTTATTGCATAGAGTCAAGTGTTGAAGATCAAGAAGAAGGAACCAAGTGCTCGGTTAAattgctatgtgttaaattagagtgaatatttgaattatatgatgtgagcctaaaatgattatgtgttatttgatattgatgttaatatgatgtggatatgtgatctgtgcaatggatatgtttatctatagtATTGGAGTTAATTGATGGTAtatatggatatgtaattgGTGCAATGAATATGTTTGACGTATggttttggaattatttgaatcattagattaaagaggatctgtgacaGTCATGCCCTGGATCTGATATCAATGGCAAttaatggacctacgggtcatataaaatggcaatggacctacgggtcatatatacaatgacaatggacctacgggtcatatatatgtatacaatggcaatgggaCCTACAGGTCATaaatacaatggcaatggaacTTCGGGtcatattaaccacaaatccacccttaaagaccgaactagaggccaaattagggccactcatttttcttaatcttatggttatgattaatttataattaatttaatattttattaaataaaaacgttttattttttttatttttaaaatttttaattttttttttatattttttattttatttttttaaattttttttataatttttttttataattttttataactttttttattcgataaaacttgatggagtaaataatgaactatattcactacataatgaactaaatgaatgtatgttatgaacttattacttcattcagtcatgctattacttcattcaattagtgtattacttcatttattaatgctattacttcattctattagtttattacttcattccgttagtttattacttcattcagtcatgctattacttcattccattagtttattacttcataatgtgttatgacataattatcttccagttgggtttagggttattacttcattccgttagtttattacttcattcaatcatgttattgttatgagcttattactttattcagtcgtgctattacttcattccattagtttattacttcatttattcatgttattacttcattctgttacttattacttcattccgttagtttattacttcattcagtcatgttattacttcattccattagtttattacttcataatgtgttatgacataattatctttcagttgggtttagggatattacttcattccgttagtttatcacttcattcaatcatgttattacttcattctattagtttagtacttcattccgttagtttattacttcattcagtcatgctattacttcattcagttatgttattacttcatttcattagtttactacttcatttcattagtttattacttcattttattattttattacttcataatgtgttataacataattatctttcagttgaagtaaattcagtatataatgaatgcgaaaaattacttcatatcatacattcatttagttcattatgtagtgaatatagttcattatttaatccagcaagtttttatcgaataaaaaaaaattctaaaaaaaaaaattaaaaaagaattttaaaaaaaattttaaaatttttttttaaaaaaaaaattgaaaaaaaattaattttttttaaattttaaaaaaaaaatttaaaaaaattttaaaaaagtttttatttaataaaatattaaatgaattctaaattaatcataaccataagattaagaaaaatgagtggcccaaatttagtctctagttcggtcgttaagaagggttcgacattgatcacaactctctctctctctctatatatatatataggggtgcactatgatgccaccatagataggataacaccataccaccaatatagtccattagatctcatctatggacgcctagaattaagtttcgtgaaaaaacatgGGTTTGCAGTCTAcatgtattagatattgcagtcgtggtaaactgcaatattgttgtagtaagactgcaatattcaatgaacaacaccgcaatctggtaacgtaaaattagaaattttcaattttacccctccgtgtttttacacgtggcaacatgacaagcacacgattttcagatccaatggcctaaaatggtggtatggtgttacaataaagagtgttgtcatcttaatacatccctatatatatatatatatatatacaaagacaatgggacctacgggtcatatatacaatggaAGGCAGATACCAgacttgatttgtcacagaataataaactgaacaAAGTGGCATGTGCATATGtatatgaatttgtttttaatatttgttggttattgctacatatattggttaaataatttgtttgatttttgggtcgtggaattaaaggtatgatttatatacactgagttgtggctcatataaaccactaatatttttcaggaataagacaACAGTGAAATTATTCGTTGACGTGGGTCGTAGGTCGTAGGAAATGCACGTGTAATCAGGTTCGGCGGCTTACCCAtttttggcaaccttctcctcctcgtcatttttttgccatatagataaatatatagtataaagaATGTCgagagggtcccactactatttagaatgttttgaaatatgtactcGATAAATGTTGGtttcttaaattatgtaatatgtgtgtttttgtaCTTGACGTgtgattatttcttttaaaattttgaatttatttatagtaagtgcataagTCATAAGAGTTGGGTGTGATAGTTTaggtggtatcagagcagagATAGGATCTCATTGGGATAATCTGCATTTGTGCGTATCATATGAAACGTCATAAgttgcatttttatttgacATGTCAGGAATATGGACATTTCTGAGCATGTGTCACTGAGGAGAGAAGAGTTAGCCGCCCTGCATCgttgtttaattatatgaatattttatatatatgtggtaTCACATGGAAATTATTAGTAAAGATCATGATTGGTAGAACAAAAGGTACATGTATTGATGATAGTGTACATTTGTCAATAGATTTTGTGAACATAAATATGAGATGTGTGTTATAGTATCTAACTGACTAATCATCCCCTGAGCCAACatagttataatttaatgCTTCCATGAGCAAACATAACCATAATAAGATTTTAttactttctctttttttgaGTGGAAagttttatcaaataaatagagaaaagTCAAACTATTAATTGTATCAGTTGAACTTATCAATCAGACCCACACTTATAGGAGATCCAAAGGGAATGTTGTTACCATAACAATAGTCATCAAATGATAAGTGTAGACCTTTTTGTAAAGTAAACAattgacaaaatatatcatgATGAGTTAAAATCTATACACGCCATAGGATTAAAGGAACTCGAAAGGTATATTCGATTATAAGTATAAGTATAAATTCATAAAGTATAAGTATTGACTTTCTTAGACCATTTAGTTTAAATTCATAGTTTTGTGATTAGTCCTAAGGTGTTGATTAAAATGTGCAATATTTGAACTTTTGTATAATGAGTGTATTTGTGTGAATCCTTTAAGTTGAGAAAGTTATTCTTTTGAAAATGTGATGTCTTGAGAGATCTCGTGTTAGAGTCAAAGTGTATTGAATCACAAGAAGTTTGTGTTTTATAAAGTCAAAAGATTGCCGAAGTATGGGACAGAGTTCCCGAGTGACAAAGAAGGTGATTTTGTAGGACTGACCACTCCACATAATCCAAATCTTTGTAGCGTCATTAAtaaaccaaaattcaaataaatttttctcTAAGGGCATTTAAATATTGGAAGCCTGTTTGTTTAAATACTGCGTCAAAGTTACAACTTTGGTTTTAtagtcaaatttatttataaagaccaagaaatattttgtaatgtCAGATTTGTGTAATGAACTTTCTTgcgttatttttaattctctatatttctctttttaaatagggtttgaaatcagttttattttaaaaatgattatggtctctatgataattattttgcattattgCAAAATGGTGAGAATAATTTTGCAAcaagagagatgagaaattAGAATGATGAAGTGGATTGAAATATAAGGTGCAAAGTAAATGTTTGATAGTTTTAGTTGACTTTTTGGTgtgttattaaaatatatcaatgttatttaaagataagcaATTAGTGATATAAGTTGAGCGTGAAGTTTATGATGTCCCGTGAGTActattaagtatatatattgaagaaatattggaaaaaaaattgtagtgTCTAAACAGAAAATAATTGATGCTTATGGATTGATGATCCAATTTATCTGGACACTTTGTTTGTCTTAAGAGGGAGAGACCTGTAGGAAACTTTCGTATAAATATAGTGAAAAAGTATTTCCGATCTCTATAAGGTaagtaatatataatgatatttgaAATTCTTAGAGTATTGACAAAAGACTAGTATATTATCATAACTTGAGATATTACTTGTAGTTTCTAAATAGGTAAAAGTACTTTTGAGCACTAAAAGATAGTGATACTAAATGATGTATGAACTTCTTAAAGCGTTACAAGAACCTATGCCTTTACATAGTAACATGAGCTTCTAAATAGTTGGAATAATTGGAAGTGCACCATTACTCTTTTTGATAAGAAGAGTCTATACTAATTTTCTAGAAAAAGAGAACTTATAATACTTTCTCAATACTAAGAAAAGTACAAGTAATTAAAGTGAAGACTTGCACGTAGAAtgcaaataaatgaatatgttAAGCGTCATCttactatataaatatcataatttaagaTGCTCTTGTCAAACAAATTACTTTGGGAAAAAGATCAAATGAGTATATTCATCATAAGTATTACCTAGATCACATATGTATACTGTCAAGTGAAAGAAAATGGTCAAGATCAAAAGAtgttataatatttgtattttagaaatttatgaTAACCTAAATAAGTGATAGGAACAAGAAAGAAGTTGTAACTAGTTGGATCGGGAAGTTACGTATAGTATCGACTGTAAGAAACCACATGtgtcaattaaaaaaaatggatacaTATCACCTTCGagtgcataaaaaaataaaaaaaataaagaagaaaaagaatttttttattttattaccgAGCTATTAGTTTACATGCGTAATAACCATCTTTTAGTAAAGAGACATATGATATGAGTATTTGAAGGTTTAACCAATAAATTTGTTAGAGATTACATACTAAGTAAGATATGCTATCATTACTTGAACAACATTTATAAGTACTACAATACACCGagttagtataaaattatatacaatGTACTttatatgaaaagaaaataaatgatagtaatggtgctgaaatatttttctagGACTGTCAGCAGTTATAATATTCTAAGAAAACTCGATTAAAGTAAATATTGGCAAAAAAAGGTTTCTTTGCTTAAACAAGGgaatttaggaaaaaaaaagaaaaagaaattgaatgaattatTTGAACTCATAAATGTGTGAGCAGTGTGAAACACGAGAATTAAgtagaattaatatttaaatatataaagatgaGATATTCATATATGCTTGAATATAGTAATAGTAGAaggatattaattaatgagaGATCTTAACTTATACGTAGTTGTGGTTGTGGTTGTGttaagaatcaagaagaagaaataaagatTGAACAACTAGAAGAATACCCTTTCTTTCCCTTAGCCCTCGACTGTAAACTCAAGACACAAAATCAAAGTAGGAAAGTAAAACCGTATTATTCATCATCCTTCTCAAGCTGAGAATTGAAGAGTATTTATGCGATACAAGAGAATGAGAAACTGTTGTCAACAACCCTAACCTCTTGAGCTCCAACAGCTtttaacaaaaacaaagaaaaataaaactaactgAAACTAATCAGCTAATTTGATAATTCCAGCTGCTCCAGCTGGCTTGGACCCACCTTGAACCATGACTCTATTTAACAAATCTCCACCAGAGTTCATGGTTCAGGTTTGTTGCATACATTAATCAGACCTTTGCAGTGCTCGAACTTGTCTCTTCCAAAAGACACTTGGTCAACATATCAGCTGGGTTATGAAGAGTATCAACCTTGACCACTTTTACTCTACCCCTCTCAGTTTCATCTCTGATAAAATGCAAGCGAACATCAATATGCTTACTCCGTTCATGAAAGAACTGATGCCGAGCCAAACATATAGCAGAACTACTATCACAGAACACAACCATAGTTCTTTGATTGATCCCAAAGTCAGAGATCACCCCTTGGATCCAGAAGCTTTCTTGCACAGCAGATGTGAGTGCCATGTATTCGGCTTATGTTATTGATAAAGCAACAACGCTTTGCAAGCTGGATTTCCAGCTTATGACAGAACCATACAAAGTGAACAAGAAACTAGACTGAGATTTTCTATTGTCCAGATTAGTAGCATAATCAGCATCACAATACCCCAAAACAGCTTCTTCACACTCCTTATCACCCTTAAACAAGATACCACAATTGCTGGAGTTTCTCAAATATCTGAGAATCCACTTGAGCGCATTCCAGTGCTCCTTACTCGGGACAGACATGTATCTACTAGTGACTGAGATAGCATGGGCTAGGTCTGGCCTCGTACAAATCATGATGTACATTATACTCCCAACAATGCTCGAGTAAGGAACTGACTCCATCTCCAATGCTTCCTGCTCAGTTCTTGGAGCCTGCTCCTTTGACAGTTTAAAACTTTGTGAGAGAGGGGTAGCAGCTGCTTTAGCATTTGCCATattgaatttcttcaagaCTTTCTCAATGTAATCTGACTGAGATAGCCACAGTAGCTTCTTGCTCCTATCTCTCAAGATATTCATTCCCATAATCTTTCTAGCTTCACCCAAgtctttcatttcaaaacttCTTTTAAatcaactttaattttttgtatctTAACCAATGAAGGTCCAGCTAGTAAcatatcatctacataaaGCAAGAGGTAGGCCACTGGAGTATTCTCCTTCTTCTTAATATAGATGCAATCATCATACTCAGATATGAGAAAACCATGTGCAATCATCTGTTCATTGAACTTCTTATTCCACTTCTTTAGTAAACAGATTTTGTTTTCCTCTCCTTCTTTTACATAGCCCTCAGGTTggcccataaaaatagtctcttAAAGATCCCCATTAAGGAACACAGTTTTCACATCGAGCTGCTGCAGTTCCCAGTTTCTATGATTTGCTACAGCAAGTAGAATCCTAATGGAAGTATGCCTTACAACTGGAGCAAATACATCATTAAAATCAACCCCTTCCTCCTATGTAAAGCCTCTAGCCACCAACCGAGCTTTGAACTTGATTCCATCCTTGTCTGttgtttctatatttttcttgaaGATCCACTTACAACTTATGAGCTTCTTATCCTTAGATTCCTGCTTCAGATTGCTTTTATCAACAAGAATCCAAGTTTTATTCTTGAGCAAAGAGTCCATCTCCTCATTCATTGCCTCTATCCATCTTTCTCTATCTCTGCTCATCATAGCTTCTTTGAAGGACAAAGGATCTGCACACTCAAGATTTTCAGCTGCACATAGTGCATAATAGACCACATCTGCTTCAGAATACCTAGTTGGACGCTTTATGTTTTCCCTCCTCACTCTATCTCTTGCAAGTTGGTAGTTGCTGAGACTATTATCAGAATGAGTATCTGCTCCACCTTGATCAGAAATTGGGTCTTCTTGTTGCTCACCATTCTCTGAATCACTAACATCTCCACATGATTCCAGATTCATTTCCCTAACTCCACCTCAAACATATCATAGGGaactttttctttctgtttttctttACTCAAGTAAGGCATTTGATCTTCGATGAAAACCATGTCCCTACTTATCGCAACCTTTTGATTACCAGGCTCAATGAACCATAGCCTGTACCCTTTTACCCCCCTCTGATATCCCAGCATCACACATTTAAGTGCACGGGGTTAAGCTTACTCTTCCTGATATGAGCATATGCTGCACATTCGAAAACCTTGAACTTTGAATAGTTACCATGAGTTCCATACCACCTATAATCTGGTGTTTCTGACTTCAAACTGGTAGAGGGACACTTATTGATGAGATGAGCAGCTGTATAAACTGCTTCTCCCCAAAATTTACTGTTCAATCCAGATGCAAAAAGTAGACTCCTAACTCTTTCCAAGATTGTTCGATTCATCCTTTCTACAACCCCATTTTGTTGAGGGTTAGAAGGAACTGTTTTATGGCGCTTCATGCCTTTCTCCTTGCAAAACTCATCAAAATCTCTTGAAAGAAACTCCAATCCATTGTCTGTTCTCAGACATTTTACTCTACTGCCTTTCTCAAGTTCCACTTCTATGCACCAATTTTTGAACTTAGCAAATGTTTCTGATTTTTCTTTCAGAATATAACCCATAGTTTCCTTGAATAATCATCTATTATAGACAAATAGTACTTTCCCCCACCAAGTGTTGTTACTGGAGCTGGCCCCCATAAGTTACTATGGATATATTCCAAAGGAGAGGTAGAAGAGTGAATACCTGATGGAAATGGCTTCTTCTTTGCCTTGGTCAAGATGCACTGCTCACAGGAACCGAGGCCACTTGATGTATCTCCAGAGATAAGACCCTTCTTGGCTAATTCTTTTAGACTTCCTTCAGCCGGATGTCCTAGCCGCAAGTGCCACAACTTCAAATTCTCAGCAGCCACTGAATTTGAATCACCAATCACAACTTCACCTAGCAAATAGTACAAGTTGTTTCTCCTTTCAGCCATCATAACTATTTGTTGACCTTTCTTGATTACCATTCTTCCCtcaagagaagaaaatgaaaaacccTTTACTTCCAGCAAGCCTAGTGAGATCAAATTCCTTTTGATTTCAGGAATGTGTATCACAACACTGAGCACTTTCACAGATCCATCTGCCATCTTGAACTTCACAATCCCAACTCCTTTAATATTGCAGATTTGGTTGTTTCCTAAGAGCACAGTTCCAGTGGCAGGATTTAATTCTTGGAACCAGTGCTTGTACGGGCACATATGGAAACTCCACCCCGAATCCATAATCCAAGATCCACTTACTCCACCATCCATTACATTCATGATTTCTGGAAGTTCTACTCCCTCAACACAATCTGCATTGTTCTGATTTTTGCCATAAGATGCTTGCTTCCTTTTCCAAGCAAAACAATCCTACTTTAAGTGTCCTGGTTTCTTGCACCAGTGACATGATCTCGTTTCCTTTGTTTCAGAACTTGAGGCCCTAGCATCATCAGATTTCTTCTTGAACTTAGGCTTCTTGAACTTCTTGATATGCAGGCTCTCAGCTGGAACTTCTTGTGGCTTTGATGATCCCTTCTGAAGCTCTTTGGCTCTTAATGCAGCCTTCACTTCAGATAAGGTGATGGTTTTCTCCCTCCCATACACCATGGCATCACGAAGGTGATCAAAACTCTTCGGTTGAGCATTAAAAAGCAAAATGGCTTGATCTTCATCTCCTATTGTAACGTCAATATTTTCCAGATCATCAACCATTTTAGAAAACTCCTCCATCTGTTCACAAACGCCTTTATCTGCCCGGAACCTATAAGCGTACAACCTCTGCTTCATGCACAACCTATTCGCCAAAGATCGAGTCAAATAAAGACTCTCCAACTTGGCTATAACGCCTGCTGTAGTGGTCTCTTTAGCCACTTCTCGAAGGACTTTGTTGCCTAAACACAAGATCACAACACTATGAGCCTTTGCTTGAATTTCTGCCAATTTCGCTGCAACTTTCTCATCCAAATCGGCCTTCTTTTCTTCcccttccttttccttttccttttcgaGCGCAACTGACAACCCTTACTGAATTAGCATTGCACGAATTTTCATTCGCCAAAGCCCAAAATCGTTCGAACCAGTGAATTTTTCAGCCTCCAATCTTGATGTAGCCATTCTTCAAACATATGGCGTGCAGTAGCAGAAATAGCCCCAAAACCAGAAGAAACAATTGCAATCGCCCAAGCTCTCTTCTACGATTCCCACCGGACGGCGCCACTTGttaagaatcaagaagaagaaataaggATTGAACAACTAGAAGAATACCCTTTCTTTCCCTTAGCCCTCGACTGTAAACTCAAGACACAAAATCAAAGTAGGAAAAGTAAAACCGTATTATTCATCATCCTTCTCAAGCTGAGAATTGAAGAGTATTTATACAATACAAGAGAATGAGAAACTGCTCTCAACAACCCTAACCTCTTGAGCTCCAACGGCTcttaacaaaaacaaagaaaaataaaactaactgAAACTAATTAGCTAATTTGATAATTCCAGATGCTCCAAATGGGTTGGACCCACCTTGAACCATGACTCTATTTAACAGgttgtgatttaattttgtaaaaaatagtgAGTATGTTGTGATTTAATAGAGTATGTTGtgattaaaaggaaaataaaagttgACAAGACAATGGAAatttatcttaaaaaaaagaagagaactTGTAAACTTGTAATTTATTGATGAAGTTGATTAAAAGAGCATGTGTTCCTTGAGCATATCAAATAGCCAAAAGATGATAATGTATTTTTCTGGTAAAGGCTTgagtaaatatatataactagCTAGGATACGTTTTAACTATCTTAATGGAATAATAATTCCATAAAGCTCACGAGGAACCAGTAAAATATTGAAGTTAAATCCAACAGGTAAGAGTTTAAGATAATCTttgaaccaaaaaaaaaaaaaaagaattaactatataaatgATACTTAAAAGGAAGAACTAGAAATTATACAGAAAGAGAACCGTCAAgagatatatattatatatatcgATGAGAGTTTAAAAGTCGTAACAAATGAAAACTAAAGtgcaaaaaaaagaatatatatagttgaaatATCTAACATCACTgtagaaaataatttgttattGCATATCATAAAGGTGAACAGATTGTATAGCAATTCTCAGGTCTATTTTAGAAGTTCCCCACttaaaatatgtattgaaAGTTTATACATATAGTGAATGTAGCATAGTTGATATCATACATAGTGAAGATCAATCGTTTGATTAAGTGTTATAATAGTACGATTAGTTGTTAAAGCAAggagataaatatattaagccttatattgattaaaataaagtataaggaaATTTTTTTACACTTATAACGAAAGATATGGTGATAGCATGGATCATATAACAACATCCAAATAGTTAATTGGGTAATATACTTTTGCGATctattaaatataaagtaaattttattgCATGTAGATTAATACTAtgtctaattttaatatatatagtgaaaGAGACAGGGAGAGGGTTATTCAAAAGCCACATTATGGAAAAAAAGAGCGTAACTAGTCTAAATCGATATAAGTTATAAAACAAGGTCACatataatttttagaaaattacaggaattaaatatatatatatatatatatagggtcttgttaggttgagattatttagctaaattgagaaatgagatgcaatataaTGAACTTTCAAATCAGACCCCAACAATTTAACAACCCAAtactaacaaaaaataaagtagattattaatttcaacttgTCTTTGCCATGTGACAATACAAATTATAGATATCAATGTAGAAAATAGAATGGCCGTTTTGGCATATAGGTAAGCTTAAATTTCactcacaaaaaaataaaactaaaacagAACCTGTCACACATTACCAAGAAACTTCTGTTTTATCTTTACATGAAACTTTACACAAATTGGAAATGgctttttttaatactataattggGTTACAATGTCAAACATGACCAAATAAGTTAAATAGTTTTACCATAAAATGTGTGATTTGGGAGTAAGTGAGGCccttttttctcattaaacTGACAGACATGCTTTACATCAATAGTTGAGCTGTAATATTATTAAACAAATCTGCAACTCAGGAATCCTTCATGAGATAGATAAACCTCCAtgttttttatcataaatgtgTGATTAAATAAACATTTCCAGAGTTGTTTAAATGAGTAATTGGAAATGGGGGGTCAGGATTTGATTCCCAGCAACAAGAACAATGAATCAAGTGCATTTAGCAGAAGtatcaaaatccaaaacaCAAATCTAATGTGTTGCTAATAAGATGCTTTTTCATGACAACACAGAAGAAAGCTCATTGATTTGTGCTTGTATTTCCAGTGTGATATGTTAatgttgtgtttgtgtgtgtgttttgttgtgattttgttGGTAAAGTAGAAAGCGATTGTGATGTAACTATTATCAGCTTTGCAGAAGGGCGCATGCTTTAGTTTATAAATCTGATGAAATGAGTGACAGGGAAATATTGGCCATACAAATCCAACTCCTTAATGTGATTctgttgaatatttttcaataatagaaatatattagtaatatatagGTAATGTTAAAACTGTAAAGGTGGGATGGAGAGATGAGGAATGGAAAAGGTGTAGAATCCCAAGgaagaagacaagaaaaagtgCAAGTTTCCAAAGGGATTTCGACAATCATATGAGGATGCATAAAGGCATCTCTTTCTTCCAACACAACTTCACTGGACTAGCATTAACAAGAATTTCTGTCTATATCATTAACACCCACAAATCAGTCAAAACAGATaacatatactagtagtataaaacATTAGtacatttttactatttctgcAGGTGAAGGTTGTGAGAATATTGATCAGATTTCATTTCATCAGCAGGAAAACAACAAGGATTTAAGTTTGTACAACTTCTTCGATGAGAGAACACCGTTTTT is a window from the Salvia hispanica cultivar TCC Black 2014 chromosome 1, UniMelb_Shisp_WGS_1.0, whole genome shotgun sequence genome containing:
- the LOC125194244 gene encoding uncharacterized protein LOC125194244, with amino-acid sequence MDGGVSGSWIMDSGWSFHMCPYKHWFQELNPATGTVLLGNNQICNIKGVGIVKFKMADGSVKVLSVVIHIPEIKRNLISLGLLEVKGFSFSSLEGRMVIKKGQQIVMMAERRNNLYYLLGEVVIGDSNSVAAENLKLWHLRLGHPAEGSLKELAKKGLISGDTSSGLGSCEQCILTKAKKKPFPSEVELEKGSRVKCLRTDNGLEFLSRDFDEFCKEKGMKRHKTVPSNPQQNGVVERMNRTILERVRSLLFASGLNSKFWGEAVYTAAHLINKCPSTSLKSETPDYRWYGTHGNYSKFKRGVKGYRLWFIEPGNQKVAISRDMVFIEDQMPYLSKEKQKEKVPYDMFEVELGK